The following coding sequences are from one Musa acuminata AAA Group cultivar baxijiao chromosome BXJ2-4, Cavendish_Baxijiao_AAA, whole genome shotgun sequence window:
- the LOC135610435 gene encoding uncharacterized protein LOC135610435 produces the protein MTPPPEQRQKPDPSAATKGFFRHLGIFEMLPESADKKDFFSDLIRSILKVDRVEPGRVTCTLTVRSAVTNPYNTLHGGAVAAVAEMVSLACAKTAAGDKDFFLGESSTAYLSAARLNEDVEVNASILRQGRNVVVTSVDFRTKKTRKLLFTSRSTFYIMPVSSL, from the exons ATGACCCCGCCTCCGGAGCAGCGACAGAAGCCGGACCCCAGCGCCGCTACCAAGGGCTTCTTCCGCCATCTCGGCATCTTCGAGATGCTCCCCGAATCCGCCGACAAGAAGGATTTCTTCTCCGACCTCATCCGCAGCATCCTCAAGGTCGACCGCGTCGAGCCCGGCCGCGTCACCTGCACCCTCACCGTCCGCTCTGCCGTCACC AATCCATACAACACGTTGCATGGAGGTGCGGTGGCGGCCGTGGCAGAGATGGTGTCCCTGGCTTGTGCGAAGACGGCGGCCGGCGACAAGGACTTCTTTCTCGGGGAGTCGAGCACTGCTTACCTCTCCGCTGCAAGGCTAAAT GAAGATGTGGAAGTCAATGCATCCATATTGAGGCAGGGGAGAAACGTGGTAGTAACATCAGTAGATTTCAGAACAAAGAAAACTAGGAAGCTTTTATTTACATCTCGCTCTACCTTTTACATTATGCCAGTGTCAAGTCTTTAA
- the LOC135610436 gene encoding dof zinc finger protein 1-like isoform X1 has translation MDRVQWTQGCGFIGGLEDDVGLLKAAEGGLVYTTTVGTMAGNSICTANRPQQAVERKVRLHKEKALDCPRCNSTNTKFCYYNNYSLTQPRYFCGDCRRYWTHGGSLRNVPVGGGSRKNKNKKPFSSSSTSSTTVSTLKKLTPAGLVSPPVSLSSTPGAPKLYEGHDLNLAFPHHSPPEQHKFRSSESGRSRDGNSNSSDGRNTCTAVVADSITELLRSGIPARGLIAPFTPTVTMEYPCGPGLQDLGPPTLNLTLVGFNASVGGGSSSGHGSLQGLQKCSCGKLLHHLEDSSANL, from the exons ATGGATAGAGTGCAATGGACTCAG GGATGTGGCTTTATTGGTGGTCTTGAGGACGACGTAGGGCTGCTGAAGGCCGCGGAGGGCGGCTTGGTTTATACCACCACCGTCGGTACCATGGCAGGCAACAGCATCTGCACCGCCAACAGGCCGCAGCAGGCGGTGGAGAGGAAGGTGAGGCTACACAAGGAGAAGGCTCTCGACTGCCCCAGGTGCAActccaccaacaccaagttctgctactacaacaactacagcctCACCCAGCCCAGGTACTTCTGCGGAGATTGCCGGAGGTACTGGACGCATGGTGGATCACTCAGGAACGTCCCTGTCGGTGGCGGCTCGagaaagaacaagaacaagaagccattctcctcctcctccacctcatcaACGACCGTCTCTACTTTAAAGAAGTTGACGCCTGCAGGCCTCGTCTCTCCTCCTGTATCCCTCTCCTCCACCCCCGGAGCCCCAAAGCTCTACGAGGGACATGACCTCAACCTGGCCTTTCCTCACCACAGCCCCCCTGAACAGCACAAGTTCCGCAGCTCAGAAAGCGGCAGATCCAGAGACGGAAACAGCAACAGCAGTGATGGCAGGAACACATGCACTGCCGTCGTTGCTGACTCCATAACGGAGCTGCTCAGGAGCGGGATACCTGCGAGAGGACTGATTGCGCCATTCACCCCGACCGTGACGATGGAGTACCCTTGTGGCCCTGGATTGCAGGATCTCGGACCGCCAACGCTGAATCTAACGTTGGTTGGATTCAATGCAAGTGTCGGGGGAGGGAGCAGTAGTGGCCATGGGAGCTTGCAAGGGTTGCAGAAGTGTTCTTGCGGGAAACTGCTGCACCATTTGGAGGACTCGAGCGCGAACCTGTGA
- the LOC135610436 gene encoding dof zinc finger protein 1-like isoform X2 — protein MAGNSICTANRPQQAVERKVRLHKEKALDCPRCNSTNTKFCYYNNYSLTQPRYFCGDCRRYWTHGGSLRNVPVGGGSRKNKNKKPFSSSSTSSTTVSTLKKLTPAGLVSPPVSLSSTPGAPKLYEGHDLNLAFPHHSPPEQHKFRSSESGRSRDGNSNSSDGRNTCTAVVADSITELLRSGIPARGLIAPFTPTVTMEYPCGPGLQDLGPPTLNLTLVGFNASVGGGSSSGHGSLQGLQKCSCGKLLHHLEDSSANL, from the coding sequence ATGGCAGGCAACAGCATCTGCACCGCCAACAGGCCGCAGCAGGCGGTGGAGAGGAAGGTGAGGCTACACAAGGAGAAGGCTCTCGACTGCCCCAGGTGCAActccaccaacaccaagttctgctactacaacaactacagcctCACCCAGCCCAGGTACTTCTGCGGAGATTGCCGGAGGTACTGGACGCATGGTGGATCACTCAGGAACGTCCCTGTCGGTGGCGGCTCGagaaagaacaagaacaagaagccattctcctcctcctccacctcatcaACGACCGTCTCTACTTTAAAGAAGTTGACGCCTGCAGGCCTCGTCTCTCCTCCTGTATCCCTCTCCTCCACCCCCGGAGCCCCAAAGCTCTACGAGGGACATGACCTCAACCTGGCCTTTCCTCACCACAGCCCCCCTGAACAGCACAAGTTCCGCAGCTCAGAAAGCGGCAGATCCAGAGACGGAAACAGCAACAGCAGTGATGGCAGGAACACATGCACTGCCGTCGTTGCTGACTCCATAACGGAGCTGCTCAGGAGCGGGATACCTGCGAGAGGACTGATTGCGCCATTCACCCCGACCGTGACGATGGAGTACCCTTGTGGCCCTGGATTGCAGGATCTCGGACCGCCAACGCTGAATCTAACGTTGGTTGGATTCAATGCAAGTGTCGGGGGAGGGAGCAGTAGTGGCCATGGGAGCTTGCAAGGGTTGCAGAAGTGTTCTTGCGGGAAACTGCTGCACCATTTGGAGGACTCGAGCGCGAACCTGTGA
- the LOC103975989 gene encoding LOW QUALITY PROTEIN: uncharacterized protein LOC103975989 (The sequence of the model RefSeq protein was modified relative to this genomic sequence to represent the inferred CDS: deleted 1 base in 1 codon) translates to MESVTGHFQCIDTHEEVEFHDQHGAFGFTSSSGDAYSCYQNTNTIHEAYREQLNNTNTLGGRAMAPHIFSLESYHGSSSHKSKMNPFAVETPVTCSTGDSRDFCNSFQNTFFTSRNSSFDLTEQQNAASVQAQVQVTPNSKFLSISHHPENSGVTYLKTVNCSSNIFNMPMMEHGLSSDSPSSSKFALHDSIPKARSSNVVKACIYGAEKLPLPLGALYGSKPSGLFSSFASEHLNDFVTDPSDLTPENLCHPKDALVASHCHQQSEHVIDDVTTQMNENLLGARSIPAGPTGYNLINGSSGKQVESSISAAVNSLVLENDKEQSSLSPVQPLSDNDLFDGMQLDMRPKDFVHELWDDNTGHNSCSNMSADSDCISVTEMGLRPRGDKGLFSESSLQQLLDAIVGDHLNKASSHGSAAKYVHAISGPNLENQFSTSLVGPSVYSNLVPSLGVPTINGTSGVLLPYCNSEIGHGSPKQELSNTTICSWIDDSCSMNTENSVLNQPKKPEEAAKVVKKRARPGESTRPRPKDRQQIQDRLKELREIVPNGAKCSIDALLDKTIKHMLFLQSVTKYADKLKQADEPKIIGEESGVVLKDNSGGVGGGGATWAYEVAGQTMVCPIIVEDLTPPGQMLVEMVCEDRGLFLEIADIIRGFGLIILKGIMEIRERKIWARFLVEANREVTRMDIFLSLIQLLQQNSCLRSGDLANKVMDKGAPVFPGYHQSPILVPVSVSDRL, encoded by the exons ATGGAGAGCGTGACAGGACATTTCCAATGCATAGATACTCATGAAGAAGTGGAGTTTCATGATCAGCATGGAGCATTTGGTTTTACAAGTTCTTCAGGAGATGCTTATTCCTGTTACCAGAACACCAATACAATCCATGAAGCCTATAGAGAGCAGCTAAATAACACCAACACTTTAGGTGGACGAGCTATGGCTCCCCATATATTCTCTTTGGAGTCTTATCATGGTTCCAGTTCTCATAAAAGCAAAATGAATCCTTTTGCAGTAGAAACCCCAGTAACTTGTTCTACTGGTGATTCTAGAGACTTCTGCAACTCATTCCAGAATACATTCTTCACGAGTAGAAATTCCTCATTTGACTTGACAGAGCAACAAAATGCAGCCTCTGTTCAAGCTCAAGTTCAAGTGACACCCAATAGCAAATTTCTATCTATTTCTCATCATCCAGAAAATTCAGGTGTGACGTACTTGAAGACAGTTAATTGCTCTAGCAACATTTTTAATATGCCAATGATGGAGCACGGGCTGTCATCTG ATTCTCCATCGTCTAGCAAATTTGCATTACATGATTCCATTCCCAAAGCAAGATCTTCAAATGTTGTCAAAGCTTGCATTTATGGCGCAGAGAAGTTACCTTTGCCTTTGGGTGCTCTATACGGTAGCAAGCCTTCTGGCCTTTTCTCCTCTTTTGCTTCAGAGCATCTAAATGATTTTGTCACTGATCCTTCAGACTTGACACCTGAAAATCTATGTCATCCTAAAGATGCTTTAGTGGCTAGCCATTGTCATCAACAATCAGAGCATGTTATTGATGATGTAACAACACAAATGAATGAGAACCTGCTGGGTGCCAGGTCTATACCTGCTGGACCTACTGGCTACAACTTGATTAATGGATCATCTGGGAAGCAAGTTGAGAGTTCCATTTCAGCTGCAGTTAATTCACTGGTCCTAGAAAATGATAAAGAGCAGTCTTCATTATCACCTGTGCAACCACTTTCTGATAATGACCTGTTTGATGGCATGCAGTTAGATATGAGGCCAAAAGACTTTGTGCATGAGTTGTGGGATGATAATACTGGCCATAACAGTTGTTCGAATATGAGTGCTGATTCAGATTGCATCTCAGTGACAGAGATGGGCTTACGTCCTCGTGGTGATAAAGGGCTGTTCTCAGAATCTAGTCTTCAACAATTACTGGATGCTATTGTCGGTGACCACCTAAATAAAGCATCTTCTCATGGTTCTGCTGCCAAATATGTTCATGCCATATCTGGTCCTAATTTGGAGAATCAATTTTCTACTAGTTTGGTTGGACCTTCAGTGTACAGCAATCTGGTTCCATCACTAGGTGTTCCTACCATAAACGGTACATCTGGTGTTCTGTTGCCTTACTGTAACTCTGAAATTGGTCATGGATCTCCAAAACAAGAACTCTCAAACACCACCATCTGTTCATGGATTGATGATAGCTGCAGTATGAATACTGAGAATTCTGTTCTGAATCAGCCCAAGAAGCCTGAAGAAGCTGCAAAAGTTGTTAAGAAAAGGGCAAGACCTGGTGAAAGTACACGGCCAAGACCAAAAGATCGTCAACAGATACAAGATCGTCTCAAAGAATTGAGGGAGATTGTGCCCAATGGTGCAAAG TGTAGCATTGATGCTCTATTGGACAAAACGATCAAACATATGCTCTTTTTGCAAAGTGTGACAAAGTATGCAGACAAACTCAAACAAGCTGATGAGCCCAAG ATTATTGGTGAGGAGAGTGGTGTTGTTTTAAAAGACAATTCTGGTGGTGTTGGCGGTGGTGGTGCAACCTGGGCATATGAAGTGGCAGGGCAAACAATGGTCTGTCCAATAATAGTTGAGGATCTCACACCCCCAGGCCAGATGCTAGTTGAG ATGGTTTGTGAAGACCGAGGACTCTTTCTTGAGATAGCAGATATCATACGTGGATTTGGCTTGATAATCTTGAAGGGAATAATGGAGATTCGTGAGCGTAAAATTTGGGCAAGATTCCTGGTTGAG GCAAACAGGGAGGTGACGAGGATGGATATATTTTTGTCACTCATCCAACTTTTACAACAAAACAGCTGCTTGAGATCCGGTGATCTAGCGAATAAGGTCATGGATAAAGGAGCTCCAGTGTTCCCTGGATATCATCAATCTCCTATT TTAGTTCCAGTTAGTGTATCTGACAGGTTGTGA
- the LOC103975980 gene encoding plant UBX domain-containing protein 10, which translates to MADGSDEKLAYFQAITGLDDPDLCTEILSAHNWDLELAISSFTSHAAPSSSSSIPPSSAAASSSIPLSVAAASSSAPPAVAAPPPGLAWKIVTLPFYVVSGGVHLVTGAVGLGFWIAGGVLSRTLGLLGISAAPRDQEADRLIPLSASAAEAADFVAAFERDYGGAASGTGPRFVAEGFMDALHRSQREYKLMFVYLHSPEHPDVPAFCEGCLCSPAVAAFVNENFVAWGGSIRREEGFKMSNSLKASRFPFCALVMPSTNQRIVLLQQIEGSKSPEEMLTILQRVVEECAPSLVVARLDAEERRNNQRLREEQDAAYRAALEADQARERQRREEEERLKREAEEAERKRKEEEEALERAAREAAEKEAALARRQQEKAISLGPEPDKGPDVTQVLVRFPTGERKERRFNSSATVSSLYDYVDSLGCLKAENCTLVSNFPRVSYGSEKHSLTLKEAGLHPQASLFVEIDS; encoded by the exons ATGGCGGATGGATCCGACGAGAAATTGGCCTACTTCCAGGCCATCACTGGCCTCGACGACCCCGACCTCTGCACCGAGATCCTCTCCGCCCACAACTGGGACCTCGAGCTAGCAATCTCCTCTTTCACCTCCCATGCTgccccgtcctcctcctcctccattcccCCCTCTTCCGCTGCGGCCTCCTCCTCCATTCCCCTCTCTGTCGCTGCGGCCTCCTCCTCCGCCCCGCCCGCAGTCGCCGCCCCTCCTCCTGGTCTTGCCTGGAAAATCGTCACCCTCCCTTTCTACGTCGTGTCCGGCGGAGTCCACCTTGTCACCGGCGCCGTTGGCCTTGGTTTCTGGATCGCCGGCGGGGTCCTATCCCGGACCCTCGGTCTTCTTGGCATTTCCGCCGCGCCGAGGGATCAGGAGGCCGACCGCCTGATCCCCCTCTCCGCCTCCGCAGCTGAGGCTGCGGACTTCGTCGCGGCCTTTGAGAGGGACTACGGAGGCGCCGCCTCCGGCACAGGGCCCCGTTTCGTCGCAGAGGGGTTCATGGACGCCCTCCATCGATCCCAGCGGGAGTATAAGCTGATGTTCGTGTACCTGCACTCGCCGGAACACCCGGACGTGCCGGCCTTCTGCGAGGGATGCCTGTGTTCACCCGCAGTGGCGGCATTTGTGAACGAGAACTTTGTGGCCTGGGGCGGGAGCATAAGGAGGGAGGAAGGATTCAAGATGAGCAATAGCCTTAAGGCATCACGGTTCCCCTTCTGTGCCCTGGTCATGCCTTCCACTAACCAGAGGATTGTTCTACTTCAGCAG ATCGAGGGATCCAAGTCTCCAGAAGAAATGCTTACCATCCTTCAACGTGTAGTAGAGGAGTGTGCTCCATCATTGGTTGTAGCAAGACTTGATGCAGAAGAACGGCGAAACAATCAGCGATTGCGAGAAGAACAAGACGCCGCATATAGAGCAGCACTTGAAGCTGATCAA GCCAGAGAGCGTcagaggagagaagaagaagagaggttaAAGAGAGAAGCTGAAGAAGCTGAAAGGAAgcgtaaagaagaagaagaggccttGGAAAGAGCAGCACGTGAAGCTGCTGAGAAAGAAGCTGCTCTTGCTAGAAGACAGCAAGAGAAAGCAATATCACTGGGTCCTGAGCCTGACAAAGGGCCTGATGTTACGCAA GTCCTCGTTCGATTCCCAACCGGAGAGCGCAAGGAAAGGAGGTTCAATAGCTCAGCGACAGTTAGCTCTTTATATGACTATGTCGATTCGCTGGGGTGCTTGAAAGCTGAAAACTGCACGCTGGTTTCGAACTTTCCCCGTGTTTCCTATGGGTCAGAAAAGCATTCGTTGACGCTGAAGGAAGCAGGCCTGCATCCACAGGCAAGCCTCTTCGTTGAGATCGACTCATGA
- the LOC135610438 gene encoding probable serine/threonine-protein kinase WNK4 — protein MGPASINGFPLELGVRGVGGGTLDAECVEVNPNGRYIRYKEILGRGAFKTVYKAFDEIDGIEVAWNQVCLDEVLQSPDNLERLYSEVYLLKSLMHENIIKFYDSWVDHQNKTINIITELFTSGSLRQYRKKHKHVDMKAIKSWARQILRGLEYLHNHKPPILHRDLKCDNIFVNGNHGEVKIGDLGLAIVMQQPRARSVIGTPEFMAPELYEEEYDELVDIYSFGMCMLEMITLEYPYSECKNPAQIYKKVTSGIKPAALAKVKDPQAQQFIEKCLVSAAKRLPAKELLKDPFLQINSTKEPPTDPIHVPNNIQNMDNPISRPLSMEIDSDYKSIPTSTCTENFNLTALTPALEFQRTNRNNEFKLKGEKIDDNSVSLILRIADTYGRVKNIHFLFYLDSDTALAVAAEMVEQLDLSDYDVVFIADFIDFLIMKFVPGWIPSTNHSSSENISPCKRYDAYDNNELHSECPSNTLKSSADSGRNYDHAELSQLNLGISGQLAEVDDGISYKKMYEAMTTAGCNLLWSGVDGADKGSHMSANSVVSGITKSLSEYTTDVDSKGDRGVGEIAEELPLSGNVNNLEPSIYHVGEHHSSSYLLKASSSLSLTDKDQCELRAELDLIEAQYQRCFYELSRMREEAMENARKRWFARKSGG, from the exons ATGGGACCGGCATCCATCAATGGATTCCCGTTAGAACTTGGGGTCCGAGGCGTTGGTGGCGGCACGTTGGATGCCGAGTGCGTGGAGGTTAATCCCAACGGACGCTATATTCGT TATAAAGAGATTTTGGGGAGAGGAGCATTCAAGACTGT TTATAAAGCATTTGATGAGATTGATGGGATAGAAGTTGCATGGAACCAGGTGTGCCTCGATGAAGTGTTGCAATCTCCAGACAACCTGGAACGGTTGTATTCTGAAGTTTATCTGCTCAAGTCCTTAATgcatgagaatatcatcaaattttatgattcatgGGTTGATCATCAAAATAAGACCATAAACATCATTACCGAGCTTTTCACTTCCGGAAGTCTAAGGCA ATATCGTAAGAAGCATAAGCATGTTGACATGAAGGCAATCAAAAGCTGGGCAAGGCAAATTCTTCGAGGTTTGGAGTATCTTCACAATCACAAGCCTCCTATTCTTCATCGAGATCTGAAATGTGATAACATCTTCGTGAATGGCAATCATGGAGAAGTTAAAATCGGCGATCTTGGGTTGGCAATTGTCATGCAACAACCTAGAGCTCGAAGTGTTATTG GTACCCCTGAGTTTATGGCCCCAGAGCTTTATGAGGAGGAGTATGATGAATTAGTTGACATTTATTCTTTTGGAATGTGCATGTTGGAGATGATTACACTTGAATACCCATACAGTGAATGCAAAAATCCAGCTCAGATTTATAAGAAAGTCACATCT GGAATAAAACCTGCTGCACTTGCTAAAGTAAAAGATCCTCAAGCACAGCAGTTTATTGAGAAGTGCTTGGTTTCTGCTGCTAAGAGATTGCCTGCCAAGGAGCTCTTGAAAGATCCATTTCTTcaaataaatagcacaaaggaacctCCTACAGATCCTATTCATGTGCCCAACAATATACAGAATATGGATAATCCAATTTCAAGGCCTCTATCTATGGAAATTGATTCTGATTACAAGTCAATTCCAACTAGTACTTGCACTGAGAACTTTAATCTAACAGCACTTACCCCGGCGCTGGAATTCCAAAGAACAAATCGAAATAACGAATTTAAATTGAAAGGAGAGAAAATTGATGACAATTCTGTCTCATTAATCTTGCGTATTGCAGACACATATG GTAGGGTGAAGAACATACATTTCCTCTTTTACTTGGATTCGGACACAGCACTTGCAGTGGCTGCAGAAATGGTGGAGCAGCTAGATCTGTCTGATTATGATGTTGTCTTCATAGctgattttattgattttttgatcaTGAAATTCGTACCTGGTTGGATACCTTCTACCAATCATTCTTCTAGTGAGAACATCAGCCCATGCAAGCGGTATGATGCTTATGACAATAATGAACTTCACTCTGAGTGTCCTTCAAATACACTAAAGTCGAGTGCTGACTCTGGGAGAAACTATGACCATGCTGAGTTATCTCAGTTAAACTTGGGAATCTCAGGACAACTTGCAGAAGTTGATGATGGAATATCATACAAGAAGATGTATGAGGCAATGACAACTGCTGGTTGTAATTTATTATGGAGTGGGGTTGATGGAGCGGATAAAGGTTCTCATATGTCAGCTAATTCAGTTGTTTCTGGAATTACAAAAAGCTTAAGTGAATATACTACTGATGTTGATTCTAAAGGAGATAGAGGTGTTGGGGAAATTGCTGAGGAACTTCCTTTGAGTGGCAATGTGAATAATTTGGAACCTTCTATATATCATGTAGGTGAACATCATAGTAGTTCGTATCTATTGAAGGCCTCTTCTTCACTGTCCCTGACGGATAAAGATCAATGTGAATTGAGGGCGGAGCTTGATTTGATTGAAGCTCAATACCAACGTTGTTTTTATGAGCTATCAAGGATGCGAGAGGAGGCAATGGAGAATGCTAGGAAGAGATGGTTTGCAAGGAAGAGTGGTGGTTAA
- the LOC135610439 gene encoding calcium-binding protein KIC-like yields MEEEKHAAATESEEYEDLVPVMAERLEAEQFVSELCGGFRLLAEPGRGVITPESLRRNAAALGMAGMTAEDAAAMVREGDMDGDGALDEKEFCVLMVRLSPEMMADAEAWLEKAIEREVLRPTA; encoded by the coding sequence ATGGAGGAAGAGAAGCACGCAGCTGCGACGGAGTCGGAGGAGTACGAGGACTTGGTGCCGGTGATGGCCGAGAGGCTGGAAGCGGAGCAGTTCGTGTCGGAGCTGTGCGGGGGCTTCCGGTTGCTGGCGGAGCCCGGGAGGGGGGTCATAACGCCGGAGAGCCTGAGGAGGAACGCGGCGGCGCTGGGGATGGCGGGGATGACGGCGGAGGATGCGGCGGCGATGGTGAGGGAAGGGGACATGGACGGGGACGGGGCGCTCGACGAGAAGGAGTTCTGCGTGCTGATGGTGAGGCTGAGCCCGGAGATGATGGCGGACGCCGAGGCGTGGCTGGAGAAGGCGATCGAGAGGGAGGTGTTGAGACCCACGGCGTGA